From the Octadecabacter antarcticus 307 genome, one window contains:
- a CDS encoding 3'(2'),5'-bisphosphate nucleotidase CysQ, translating into MPVLNSGQKDLDLLIDAARAAGDIARGYFNASPEVWEKSGGQGPVTEADLRVNEQLSTDLQSARPDYGWLSEETEDSPARLSTNNQFIIDPIDGTRAFIEGSKDWAHSIAIAKNGIVTAAVIYLPMRDAMYTATLGKGAALNGTPINALPDKAIATATVLSSKLNIDPKFWAGPVPPFKRAFRSSLAYRLALVAQGQFDGMLTLRPTWEWDVAAGALIVTEAGGAVSDQTGLTPVFNNPYPQINGMIAAGGIHPKLVAALT; encoded by the coding sequence TTGCCGGTGCTTAATTCGGGGCAAAAAGACCTCGACCTTTTAATCGATGCAGCGCGGGCTGCGGGCGACATCGCACGCGGATATTTCAACGCTTCACCGGAAGTATGGGAAAAGTCCGGCGGCCAGGGCCCCGTGACCGAAGCTGACCTACGCGTGAACGAACAATTATCGACTGACCTTCAGTCCGCGCGGCCCGACTACGGCTGGTTGTCTGAAGAAACCGAAGACAGCCCAGCGCGGCTTTCAACCAATAATCAGTTCATCATCGACCCGATTGATGGCACGCGCGCTTTCATTGAGGGCAGCAAAGATTGGGCGCATTCGATTGCGATTGCCAAGAATGGTATCGTCACGGCAGCGGTAATTTATCTGCCAATGCGCGACGCAATGTATACGGCTACCTTAGGGAAAGGCGCTGCACTAAACGGCACACCGATCAACGCGCTCCCCGACAAAGCCATAGCGACAGCGACGGTGCTGTCGTCCAAGCTAAACATTGATCCCAAATTTTGGGCAGGCCCGGTGCCACCGTTCAAACGCGCGTTCCGATCTTCATTGGCCTACCGCCTTGCCCTCGTTGCACAGGGACAGTTCGACGGCATGCTTACACTGCGCCCGACGTGGGAATGGGACGTCGCAGCTGGCGCGTTGATCGTGACAGAAGCAGGTGGGGCCGTGAGTGACCAGACTGGCCTAACGCCCGTGTTCAACAACCCGTACCCGCAGATCAACGGCATGATCGCAGCAGGGGGGATTCACCCGAAACTGGTCGCCGCTCTCACCTGA
- a CDS encoding TldD/PmbA family protein, translating to MTKSLANLTHRLIDAAKSAGADSADAVAIAGTSASIDVRNSVLEQAERSEGTDIGLRVFVGQKSANVSASDTSDRTIEEMAARAVAMANEAPEDPYAGIADAPQLATGIDFSRLDLVDDGPEPDPKWLEEQARIAEAAAQGVEGVAQVQSTSAGYGRRQVHLAATNGFSSGYESTGHSLSSVAISGSGTGMERDYDYDSRIHHADMRDAAEIGRIAGERAVARLGARKPKTGTYAVLFDERIASSLIGHLLSASNGAMIARGSSWLREKLGERVLPEGMDLTETPHRARISGSRLFDGEGLPTSERRIVENGVLTGWTLDLATARKLGLQSTGSASRGTSGPPSPSVSHLTLTQGKQSPSELIRDMGTGLLITSMIGSTINPNTGDYSRGASGFWIENGEIAYPVNECTIAGNLNDMLARIIPANDARTHISRVIPSLMIDGMTLAGA from the coding sequence ATGACAAAGTCGCTTGCCAACCTGACCCACCGATTGATTGATGCCGCCAAATCCGCAGGTGCTGACAGCGCAGACGCTGTGGCCATCGCTGGCACGTCTGCGTCGATTGATGTGCGCAACTCGGTGCTGGAACAGGCCGAACGATCCGAAGGAACGGACATTGGATTGCGCGTTTTTGTGGGCCAAAAGTCCGCCAATGTTTCCGCATCCGACACGTCAGATCGCACCATTGAAGAAATGGCCGCGCGCGCCGTTGCCATGGCAAACGAAGCGCCCGAAGACCCGTACGCTGGAATTGCCGACGCCCCGCAATTGGCCACCGGTATTGACTTTTCGCGACTAGATTTGGTCGACGATGGGCCAGAACCCGATCCCAAATGGCTCGAAGAACAGGCGCGTATTGCGGAGGCCGCAGCGCAGGGCGTTGAAGGTGTTGCACAAGTCCAGTCAACATCGGCGGGATATGGTCGCCGTCAGGTGCATCTTGCGGCTACCAACGGATTTTCCAGCGGCTATGAAAGCACCGGTCATTCGCTAAGTTCAGTCGCCATTTCCGGCAGCGGCACAGGGATGGAACGCGATTACGACTACGACAGCCGCATCCACCATGCCGATATGCGCGACGCTGCTGAAATTGGTCGCATCGCAGGTGAACGCGCCGTTGCGCGGCTCGGAGCACGTAAGCCCAAAACCGGCACCTATGCGGTTCTGTTTGATGAACGCATCGCAAGTTCGCTGATCGGGCATCTGCTGTCTGCCAGCAATGGTGCCATGATTGCGCGCGGTTCATCATGGCTGCGCGAAAAACTGGGCGAACGTGTCTTGCCCGAAGGCATGGACCTGACCGAAACCCCGCACCGCGCTCGCATTTCCGGATCGCGGCTGTTTGACGGCGAAGGCTTACCAACGTCTGAGCGCCGAATCGTTGAAAACGGCGTACTAACAGGCTGGACGCTCGACCTCGCCACGGCACGCAAACTGGGCCTTCAAAGCACTGGAAGTGCATCGCGCGGCACCTCTGGTCCGCCATCACCATCCGTGTCCCACCTGACGCTGACACAAGGCAAACAATCGCCGTCCGAGTTGATCCGCGACATGGGCACTGGCCTGCTGATCACGTCCATGATCGGGTCCACCATCAACCCCAACACGGGCGATTATTCGCGTGGCGCGTCGGGGTTTTGGATCGAAAATGGCGAAATTGCCTATCCCGTCAACGAATGCACAATTGCTGGTAATCTGAACGACATGCTGGCACGGATCATCCCTGCCAACGACGCACGCACGCACATCAGTCGCGTTATTCCAAGCTTGATGATCGATGGAATGACGCTTGCCGGTGCTTAA
- a CDS encoding DUF2125 domain-containing protein encodes MIYRLATAFITLSTGFAAPALADVNAADFWSNQQAFYGALGATLSGDMSGDQLNNPEINVILPQGIVSFQIKADNVTMTDNSDGTVTINYPSPMTISIAGGVADEGGFSATATMTHDGYTVTASGEPGDIFYEFNGQNMQLVIGDISVDGAEPEGMNIEGWMTLTDWIGTTRVTEGNLITYSASSEIGTTNVDFSFSADNVSSQSSQITLPMTSAIEMTLPSGGSDVLNLSTALRDGLSVVLQSTGEGCSSSAVTMMDGALLTNQTTSTGPQDFDLTFNDDGLAVTGSASDFTMVLNDPMMFPGDLEFGIDAISLDYDVPLNASDAPQDFRVATGLSGITISDAIWDMFDPSRHLPRDTAEILFDVTGMGTNGMDLLNFEALAQLFGPPPIQIDEVTIENLRIAAVGAEATATGAITFDWTDFQTIPGIARPEGAVTVNLNGANALMDTLVAMGLIPEGDLVMPRMMMGMFATPVGDDMLESVLEVNSEGHVLANGQRLQ; translated from the coding sequence ATGATCTACCGTTTGGCGACAGCTTTTATTACCCTTTCCACCGGCTTCGCGGCACCAGCTTTGGCCGATGTTAATGCCGCTGATTTTTGGTCTAATCAACAAGCGTTTTATGGTGCACTTGGCGCCACATTGAGCGGCGATATGTCCGGCGACCAACTGAACAATCCCGAAATCAACGTGATCCTGCCGCAGGGCATCGTAAGTTTTCAGATCAAGGCCGATAACGTGACAATGACCGATAACAGCGATGGTACGGTCACGATCAATTACCCCTCACCGATGACGATTTCGATTGCAGGCGGTGTCGCGGATGAAGGCGGCTTCAGCGCAACGGCCACAATGACGCACGATGGCTACACCGTCACAGCGTCCGGTGAACCAGGTGACATTTTCTACGAATTCAACGGCCAAAACATGCAACTCGTGATCGGCGACATTTCCGTCGATGGTGCGGAACCCGAAGGCATGAACATCGAGGGTTGGATGACCCTCACGGACTGGATTGGCACGACGCGCGTCACAGAAGGCAACCTGATTACCTATTCTGCTTCCTCCGAGATCGGCACGACAAATGTTGACTTCAGCTTCAGCGCCGACAACGTTTCATCCCAAAGCTCACAAATAACTCTACCGATGACATCTGCCATCGAAATGACACTCCCTTCGGGCGGGTCTGATGTTTTGAACCTGTCCACGGCTTTGCGTGACGGGCTGTCTGTGGTGTTGCAAAGTACTGGCGAAGGCTGTTCATCCAGCGCCGTGACGATGATGGATGGGGCGCTGTTGACCAATCAAACGACATCGACTGGTCCGCAGGATTTCGATCTGACATTCAACGACGACGGCCTCGCGGTGACCGGCAGCGCATCCGACTTTACTATGGTTTTGAACGATCCAATGATGTTTCCTGGTGATCTTGAATTTGGCATCGACGCGATCAGCTTGGACTATGACGTGCCGCTGAATGCATCGGATGCACCGCAAGATTTCCGCGTCGCCACGGGGCTGTCCGGAATCACCATCAGCGATGCGATCTGGGACATGTTTGATCCGTCGAGACATTTGCCCCGCGATACCGCAGAGATTTTGTTCGACGTTACTGGCATGGGCACCAACGGCATGGACCTGCTGAATTTTGAAGCTTTGGCGCAGTTGTTCGGCCCCCCTCCGATCCAGATCGATGAAGTGACCATCGAAAACCTGCGTATTGCTGCAGTCGGCGCAGAGGCGACTGCGACAGGTGCCATAACGTTCGATTGGACTGACTTTCAGACAATCCCAGGCATTGCCCGTCCGGAAGGCGCGGTCACGGTCAACCTGAACGGCGCCAACGCGCTGATGGATACGCTGGTCGCTATGGGTCTGATCCCCGAAGGCGACCTGGTGATGCCACGCATGATGATGGGCATGTTCGCGACCCCCGTCGGTGACGACATGCTGGAAAGCGTGCTTGAAGTGAACAGCGAAGGCCATGTGTTGGCGAACGGTCAGCGCCTGCAATAG
- a CDS encoding DUF2125 domain-containing protein — MKSIRYSSIIAAILCGTTASADVTAKQVWDNWTGQMAVYGQGFTTGGEEMSGDTLTISDVKIEKSDDEASIVAELGDIILTENGDGTVNITMAASYPITVDLTPEYGDLATVNVTVSQSDMVLKVSGEPNAMIYDITADSYGFRLDSIEGDKSMDVVDVALTMLDLSGTYSVSEDTLTRIAYVFNVGVLDINAHFNETDQGGVFQANGDIADLAMFANIVTPIDMDFDADMPPFVDGLAMEGGYSFGETAYSFDFDVIDDAGSGSATIDGGGLEFSFDVDGAAYRGESRGIDMNLSIPNEIPFPLQASLAKYGFDILIPLSQGADGPRDARLAFNLTDLTIGETLWNIGDPAGVLPRDPMTIALSVDAQVTPFFDFLDPAQQEAVMMSDIPGEVNGVQITELTVRGAGAEITGDGAFTFDNTDLETFDGFPRPEGQATFAINGINGLVDNLIQMGLIPEDQAMMPRMMLGMFATTVGDDMLTSTIEVNPEGHVLANGQRLR, encoded by the coding sequence ATGAAGAGCATTCGTTATTCATCCATTATCGCGGCAATTCTGTGCGGCACAACCGCCTCCGCCGATGTCACGGCCAAGCAGGTTTGGGACAATTGGACCGGCCAGATGGCCGTTTACGGTCAGGGATTCACAACCGGCGGCGAAGAGATGTCCGGCGATACGCTGACGATTTCGGACGTTAAAATCGAAAAGTCGGACGACGAAGCTTCCATAGTGGCCGAGCTTGGAGATATCATCTTGACCGAAAACGGTGACGGTACTGTGAATATCACGATGGCCGCCAGCTACCCGATCACGGTCGATTTGACGCCTGAATACGGCGATCTGGCAACGGTAAATGTGACAGTGTCGCAATCCGACATGGTCTTGAAAGTGTCCGGCGAACCTAACGCGATGATCTATGATATCACCGCCGACAGCTATGGTTTCCGGCTTGATAGCATTGAAGGCGATAAGTCGATGGATGTCGTCGACGTTGCCCTGACCATGCTTGATCTGTCCGGTACCTATTCAGTCAGCGAAGACACTTTGACCCGCATCGCCTATGTGTTCAACGTCGGGGTCTTGGATATCAACGCGCATTTTAACGAGACGGATCAGGGCGGCGTTTTTCAAGCCAATGGCGATATCGCCGACCTTGCGATGTTTGCCAATATTGTCACCCCAATCGACATGGACTTTGATGCCGACATGCCGCCCTTCGTCGATGGTCTGGCAATGGAAGGTGGATATTCATTTGGTGAAACGGCCTATTCATTCGACTTTGACGTTATAGACGACGCGGGCTCCGGTTCTGCCACCATCGATGGTGGCGGTCTTGAGTTTTCATTTGATGTAGACGGGGCAGCCTACCGTGGCGAATCCCGCGGCATTGATATGAACCTGTCGATCCCCAATGAAATTCCTTTCCCGCTACAAGCGTCGTTGGCCAAATACGGGTTCGATATTCTGATCCCGCTGAGCCAAGGTGCCGATGGCCCACGTGATGCGCGATTGGCATTCAACCTGACGGATCTCACGATCGGTGAAACATTGTGGAATATTGGCGATCCGGCAGGGGTTCTGCCTCGTGATCCGATGACCATCGCGCTTTCAGTTGATGCGCAGGTCACGCCGTTCTTTGATTTCCTTGACCCTGCCCAGCAAGAAGCCGTGATGATGTCCGACATTCCCGGTGAGGTTAATGGCGTTCAGATCACTGAACTGACCGTGCGCGGCGCGGGTGCTGAAATTACCGGTGATGGTGCTTTCACTTTTGACAACACTGACCTTGAAACATTCGATGGATTTCCACGCCCCGAAGGTCAGGCCACCTTTGCCATTAATGGCATCAACGGACTTGTCGACAACTTGATCCAGATGGGCCTTATTCCAGAAGATCAGGCGATGATGCCACGGATGATGTTGGGTATGTTCGCGACAACTGTTGGTGATGACATGCTGACCTCAACGATTGAAGTGAACCCCGAAGGCCACGTTCTCGCCAATGGGCAACGGCTTCGCTAG
- a CDS encoding SDR family oxidoreductase — protein sequence MDMKDKVVLITGASRGIGAASARAFAHAGAKVALVARSTAQIETLAADIGPNAIAISCDVSSYGDVVAAITKTEDSFGPLDVFIGNAGSLDPISHLADADPDVWGKTIDVNLKGVFNGMRAAMPDMIKRGKGTIITVSSGAAHGPVEAWSAYCASKAGAYMLTRCADKEAREKGLRIMGLSPGTVATDMQREIKASGINPVSQLEWSDHIPPEWPAQTLVWMCSADADEFCGSDISLREDDIRKRVGLI from the coding sequence ATGGACATGAAAGACAAGGTTGTTTTGATAACAGGGGCCAGCCGGGGCATTGGGGCGGCCAGTGCGCGGGCTTTCGCCCATGCAGGGGCAAAAGTGGCGTTGGTGGCGCGATCAACAGCGCAGATCGAAACATTGGCGGCAGACATCGGCCCTAACGCGATCGCAATTTCGTGCGATGTGTCGTCGTATGGTGACGTCGTAGCTGCAATTACAAAGACTGAAGACTCGTTCGGTCCGCTGGACGTGTTCATCGGCAATGCGGGGTCATTGGACCCGATCAGTCATCTGGCTGATGCCGATCCCGATGTATGGGGCAAAACCATCGACGTGAACCTGAAAGGCGTTTTCAACGGAATGCGTGCAGCTATGCCCGACATGATCAAGCGCGGCAAAGGCACCATCATTACTGTTTCATCCGGCGCGGCGCATGGTCCTGTTGAGGCTTGGTCGGCTTACTGCGCATCCAAAGCGGGGGCCTATATGCTGACGCGATGTGCAGACAAAGAAGCCCGCGAAAAGGGTCTGCGCATCATGGGCCTGTCTCCCGGAACCGTCGCGACAGACATGCAGCGCGAGATTAAGGCGTCCGGCATCAACCCCGTGAGCCAACTCGAATGGTCCGACCACATCCCCCCCGAATGGCCCGCGCAAACGCTGGTCTGGATGTGCAGCGCGGATGCAGACGAATTTTGTGGTTCGGACATTTCCCTGCGTGAAGATGACATTCGCAAACGTGTCGGCCTGATATGA
- a CDS encoding enoyl-CoA hydratase/isomerase family protein, translating to MIRSDTKDGQLTMTINRPEKANALTEAMLVELADIIAVTDARVLVLTGAGKVFSAGADLDDVRGGTLATSPEWERLSTAVANFAGLSVAAMNGSCAGGALGMVLACDLRIAVPTARFFYPVIKMGVLPQPSDPARLRNLIGPSAAKRILLTGARITADEALALGLLDQISPADLLSDVQTLTAPARAADPAQVTAIKALIG from the coding sequence ATGATCAGGTCTGACACCAAAGACGGTCAGCTAACCATGACGATCAATCGTCCGGAAAAAGCCAATGCGCTCACTGAAGCGATGTTGGTTGAACTGGCTGACATCATTGCAGTGACAGATGCCCGCGTTCTTGTTCTTACGGGTGCGGGAAAAGTGTTTAGCGCGGGTGCTGACCTTGACGATGTGCGGGGCGGCACCCTCGCGACATCGCCAGAATGGGAACGCTTGTCGACTGCCGTGGCGAATTTCGCAGGGCTTAGCGTTGCGGCGATGAACGGGTCGTGTGCGGGTGGGGCGCTGGGCATGGTCTTGGCCTGTGATCTGCGCATCGCCGTGCCAACCGCCAGGTTCTTTTACCCCGTCATCAAAATGGGCGTGCTGCCACAACCGTCTGACCCTGCGCGCCTGCGCAACCTTATCGGCCCATCTGCTGCAAAACGCATCCTGCTCACTGGTGCGCGGATCACCGCAGATGAGGCGCTGGCCCTCGGTCTTCTCGATCAGATCAGTCCTGCAGATCTCTTGTCTGATGTTCAAACACTGACTGCACCTGCCCGCGCCGCCGATCCAGCACAGGTCACGGCTATCAAGGCGCTCATCGGCTGA
- a CDS encoding TIGR03862 family flavoprotein yields the protein MTDALIIGGGPAGLMAADVLSAAGQSVTITDAMPTVGRKFLMAGKSGLNLTKAEDFATFQTAYGASNATLNPILSAFGPADVSAWAEDLGQTVFTGTTGRVFPTKMKSSPLLRAWLARLNKQGVTVQTRWHWTGWAKDGTGDVATFDTPDGPATISAKTTILAMGGASWKRLGSDGKWAGHLLDAVAPFQPANVGFTVPWSDHMTQHFGAAVKGCEMSAGALTSRGEFVVSAKGIEGGGIYTVSSAIRDGAQLILDLLPDMSVEEITAKLRDPKGKQSTANTLRKALKLDPVKRALLNEFGRGSNLSLPEKIKALPFPALVPRPIDEAISTAGGVRFDALTDDLMLKSRLGVYCVGEMLDWEAPTGGYLITACLAMGRHAGLAATRRIQTS from the coding sequence ATGACTGATGCCCTGATAATTGGTGGTGGTCCGGCAGGTTTGATGGCGGCAGACGTGCTGTCAGCGGCAGGGCAAAGCGTTACAATCACCGACGCGATGCCAACCGTTGGGCGCAAGTTCCTGATGGCTGGCAAGTCTGGCTTGAATCTTACGAAGGCTGAAGATTTCGCGACCTTCCAAACCGCCTATGGCGCGTCGAATGCGACTTTGAACCCTATCCTGTCTGCCTTTGGTCCAGCTGACGTGAGCGCATGGGCGGAAGATTTGGGGCAAACGGTCTTTACAGGCACTACTGGCCGCGTTTTTCCGACGAAGATGAAGTCCTCGCCACTGCTGCGCGCATGGCTCGCGCGGCTGAATAAGCAGGGTGTCACCGTCCAAACGCGTTGGCATTGGACCGGCTGGGCCAAAGACGGCACCGGCGACGTGGCAACGTTTGATACGCCAGATGGCCCCGCGACGATTTCTGCAAAAACCACGATCCTGGCGATGGGTGGTGCCAGCTGGAAACGGTTGGGGTCGGACGGGAAATGGGCAGGTCATTTACTGGATGCCGTCGCGCCGTTCCAGCCTGCCAATGTGGGCTTCACCGTCCCGTGGTCAGACCACATGACGCAGCATTTTGGCGCCGCCGTGAAGGGTTGTGAAATGAGTGCAGGCGCCTTGACCTCACGGGGTGAATTCGTGGTCTCCGCTAAAGGCATTGAAGGAGGTGGTATCTATACCGTGTCCTCAGCAATTCGCGATGGTGCGCAATTGATATTAGACCTTTTGCCCGACATGTCTGTTGAAGAGATTACAGCAAAATTGCGCGATCCCAAAGGCAAACAATCCACTGCAAATACCCTGCGTAAGGCGTTGAAGCTGGACCCCGTTAAACGCGCACTGCTGAATGAATTTGGCCGCGGCAGTAATCTGTCCCTACCTGAAAAGATCAAAGCACTGCCGTTCCCCGCCCTAGTGCCACGTCCCATCGACGAAGCAATATCAACTGCTGGCGGTGTGCGGTTTGATGCGCTGACGGACGATTTGATGCTGAAATCCCGACTAGGGGTCTATTGCGTTGGTGAAATGCTGGATTGGGAGGCCCCAACTGGGGGGTATCTGATCACCGCATGCCTTGCGATGGGCCGCCATGCAGGCCTTGCTGCCACGCGCCGCATCCAGACGTCCTAG
- a CDS encoding NAD-dependent epimerase/dehydratase family protein, whose protein sequence is MPKALVTGSAGFIGYHLCKHLLAAGFDVIGFDAMTDYYDVRLKERRQANLLQSSGFRAVNDRLEADGVLMDLVAAEQPDFVVHLAGQAGVRYSIVEPRSYIDANIIGTFNLLEAVRATPVKHLLLASTSSAYGANTKMPYSETDKADTQMSFYAATKKSNEVMAHSYAHLYDIPTTMFRFFTVYGPWGRPDMALFKFTKAILNGDPIDVYNHGDMSRDFTYVTDLVRGIHLLLNAIPERLDDVPAPQVFDGDSLSPVAPHRIVNIGNGEPVQLMAFIEAIEGALGQPAAKNFMDMQPGDVPATWADGALLQKLTGYTPKTDVTTGVKAFVDWYRDYYDV, encoded by the coding sequence ATGCCCAAAGCACTTGTCACCGGATCAGCGGGCTTTATCGGCTACCACCTGTGTAAACACCTATTGGCTGCGGGGTTCGACGTCATCGGATTTGACGCCATGACCGACTATTATGACGTGCGTCTAAAGGAACGACGGCAGGCAAACCTGCTGCAATCGAGCGGCTTTCGCGCCGTCAATGATCGCCTAGAAGCAGACGGCGTGCTGATGGACCTCGTCGCGGCTGAACAGCCTGATTTCGTCGTGCATTTGGCGGGTCAGGCAGGTGTGCGTTATTCGATTGTTGAACCACGATCCTATATCGACGCCAACATTATTGGCACATTTAACCTGCTCGAAGCGGTACGTGCGACGCCTGTGAAACACCTTTTGCTGGCGTCCACATCGTCAGCATACGGTGCCAACACTAAAATGCCATACTCTGAGACAGACAAGGCCGACACGCAGATGTCGTTCTATGCCGCGACCAAGAAATCAAACGAGGTGATGGCCCACAGCTATGCCCATCTTTACGATATTCCGACGACGATGTTTCGGTTCTTTACGGTCTACGGTCCGTGGGGTCGCCCCGATATGGCGTTGTTCAAGTTCACGAAGGCCATTCTCAACGGTGATCCGATCGACGTTTACAACCACGGCGATATGAGCCGTGATTTCACCTATGTGACCGACCTCGTGCGCGGCATTCACCTGTTGCTTAATGCCATCCCAGAACGATTGGACGACGTGCCCGCTCCTCAAGTTTTTGATGGCGACAGCCTGTCCCCTGTCGCCCCGCACCGGATCGTCAACATCGGCAATGGTGAACCCGTTCAGTTGATGGCCTTCATCGAAGCGATCGAAGGTGCCTTGGGTCAGCCTGCGGCCAAAAATTTCATGGATATGCAGCCCGGTGACGTGCCTGCAACATGGGCCGATGGCGCATTGTTGCAAAAGTTAACGGGCTACACACCAAAGACGGATGTCACGACCGGCGTCAAAGCTTTCGTCGATTGGTACCGCGACTACTACGACGTATAA
- a CDS encoding UDP-glucose dehydrogenase family protein, translating into MKIAVIGTGYVGLVSGVCFSDFGHDVVCVDKDPAKISKLEAGEVPIYEPGLGELMAKNVEAGRLTFTLDLASAIDGAEAVFIAVGTPTRRGDGHADLTFVMAAAEEIARAAKNYTVIVTKSTVPVGTNRKVKQVVHKANPDLDFDVASNPEFLREGAAIDDFMRPDRVVVGVQTDRAGEIMNDVYRPLFLRDFPVVITDLESAETIKYAANAFLATKITFINEIAALCERTGADIKQVSKGMGLDGRIGNKFLHAGPGYGGSCFPKDTKALARMGQEHAVPMQITEAVIKVNEEVKRRMVDKLLDLCDGSFNGKVIAVLGVTFKPNTDDMRDAPSLTIIPALVGGGAKVRVTDPQGHHEGEALLPSVNWVDDAYKAARNADLVVILTEWNEFRGLDLKRLAKHMATPRMADLRNIYSNRDAKRAGFDAYISIGRTPLKPSVSRVS; encoded by the coding sequence ATGAAAATTGCAGTGATCGGAACAGGCTATGTGGGCCTTGTGTCAGGTGTGTGTTTCTCCGATTTTGGACACGACGTTGTTTGCGTGGACAAAGACCCCGCCAAGATCTCCAAACTGGAAGCCGGCGAAGTCCCTATCTATGAGCCGGGGCTTGGAGAATTAATGGCCAAAAACGTCGAAGCAGGCCGTCTAACATTCACATTGGATCTGGCATCGGCCATTGACGGCGCGGAGGCGGTGTTCATCGCGGTTGGCACGCCGACCCGTCGCGGTGACGGTCACGCCGATCTGACATTCGTAATGGCCGCTGCCGAAGAAATCGCGCGGGCGGCTAAAAATTACACCGTCATCGTCACCAAATCGACGGTGCCCGTTGGCACCAACCGGAAGGTCAAACAGGTCGTCCACAAGGCCAACCCTGACCTTGATTTCGATGTGGCGTCCAACCCCGAATTCCTGCGCGAGGGGGCTGCGATTGATGATTTCATGCGCCCTGACCGCGTTGTGGTCGGTGTGCAAACCGATCGCGCGGGCGAGATCATGAATGACGTCTATCGCCCACTTTTCCTGCGCGATTTTCCAGTAGTCATCACTGATCTGGAAAGCGCAGAAACGATTAAATACGCGGCCAACGCGTTCCTCGCCACGAAGATTACTTTCATCAACGAAATCGCAGCCCTGTGCGAACGCACTGGTGCAGATATCAAACAGGTCAGCAAGGGCATGGGGCTGGACGGGCGTATCGGTAACAAATTCCTGCACGCAGGGCCAGGCTACGGCGGGTCGTGTTTTCCCAAAGATACCAAAGCACTGGCGCGCATGGGCCAAGAACACGCCGTTCCCATGCAAATCACAGAGGCCGTAATCAAGGTCAATGAAGAGGTTAAGCGTCGGATGGTCGATAAGCTGCTGGACCTGTGTGATGGCAGCTTTAACGGCAAGGTGATCGCGGTGTTGGGCGTTACGTTTAAACCCAATACCGACGACATGCGCGACGCGCCCAGTTTGACAATCATTCCTGCGTTGGTTGGCGGGGGTGCTAAGGTGCGCGTGACTGACCCGCAAGGCCACCACGAAGGTGAGGCCCTGTTGCCCAGCGTGAACTGGGTTGACGATGCCTACAAGGCTGCGCGCAATGCCGATCTCGTAGTGATCCTGACGGAATGGAATGAATTTCGCGGGCTTGATCTGAAACGCTTGGCCAAACATATGGCAACCCCGCGCATGGCCGATCTGCGCAACATCTATTCCAACAGGGACGCAAAACGTGCAGGGTTTGACGCGTACATTTCAATCGGACGGACCCCGTTGAAACCATCTGTTAGCAGAGTCTCCTGA
- a CDS encoding sugar transferase, which yields MKRVFDILLALIGLVVTAPLTIGITIAILLRDGGPVFYVAERMKTPDQPFNLIKFRTMSNVPHDQNGGVTGGDKSSRITPIGRKLRRFRLDELPQFINVLRGDMGFVGPRPPLRQYTAAFPRLYGKVLQSRPGVTGLASLHYHRVEERVIASATTRAQTEAIYTTRCIPRKAALDLIYQRHASVCFDATIIWQTLRRVLKR from the coding sequence ATGAAACGCGTCTTTGATATCCTCCTCGCCCTTATCGGATTGGTTGTGACCGCACCTCTAACTATTGGGATCACAATCGCCATTTTGTTGCGTGACGGCGGGCCGGTTTTCTATGTGGCTGAGCGGATGAAGACACCCGACCAGCCCTTTAATCTGATCAAGTTTCGCACCATGTCTAATGTGCCACACGACCAAAACGGCGGCGTCACGGGTGGTGATAAATCCAGCCGGATCACCCCGATTGGCCGCAAGCTTCGCCGCTTCCGCCTTGATGAATTGCCGCAATTTATTAACGTACTACGCGGTGACATGGGTTTCGTTGGCCCACGTCCGCCTTTGCGCCAATACACCGCCGCCTTCCCCCGACTTTATGGGAAAGTCCTACAATCCCGTCCCGGTGTCACTGGTCTTGCATCCCTGCATTATCACCGCGTTGAGGAACGCGTTATCGCCAGTGCGACGACGCGGGCGCAGACCGAAGCGATCTACACCACTCGCTGTATCCCGCGCAAAGCCGCGCTAGACCTGATCTATCAGCGCCACGCATCCGTCTGCTTTGATGCCACAATAATCTGGCAAACCTTGCGCCGTGTGTTGAAGCGTTAG